From a region of the Chitinophaga caseinilytica genome:
- a CDS encoding TonB-dependent receptor, translated as MNAFVPFFLRAGNRGFLALVLSLLPAFAFAWQSEQKIDVKLEKSTLKDLFNYLESKTGYTFNYFQDEVDLRAPVTVNLRQATLQQTLREALAPTLYGFKIDGRSVIIARKAVPAKQATGRLSGVLVDAGSGDPLAGATIMAGNTGQVTDIAGKFLFELPEGSYALQVRYIGYQPKKINDVNVAAGQTRTLNLTLQPAKGTLRGVEVVSSANKESISSLYARQKNNAAVSDGISAEQIRRTPDNNVGQVLKRISGLTVQDNKFVIVRGMSERYNNMLLNGSSLPSTEPNRRNFSFDIIPSNLIDNVVVNKTATPDLPGEFTGGLVQVNTLDIPASPFLQVLAGTGFNSQSTGKEFLSTRRLQSDYWGAPGKERLWFDRQWSSTEFAKLSEKSDQAGLNAMNGKIPNFYGLRSFTAKPMQQYQLSMGGSKRFSGNRTLGLVLAGTYRHEENIETFDAWFRQSPTIVDNGRQFNFISAVGALGNLAFQTPKHKLVWRNVYNNRFTHENIVQVAEDKSRAGRSHEYISIVEAGRLFQTRLEGEHKLGQHLKLNWFADHATVNKEQPDTRYSVGDSLGIDPKTGLPLLMYQYSRLQTSTIKEGGLYANRLQEKKRNIGGDLTFPFQFAGRAQKIKTGYWGTFRNAEYAQVMLAPTSVGMNNPDRIRIADSLGYGKPDYEVFKPENFRAGYFTYFPTTTSGLDAADHYDGKQALHAGYLMADVTPLPKLRVIAGVRMESSKMDVHTYTRIVQGSTVRAKDTTISYRETDWLPSVNIVYQLTPQLNIRGAYSKTLARPDFRERASFMYYDLKLRQDVKGIQGLEYSRAHNADLRFEWYPSPVEVLALTVFYKKYDKPVETVSYVSADNRYGVFYFNLESAVNKGLELDYRHSFSFISKTSGFWKNLFLTANLTVMDSKVTYDNENIQLVAAGHPPKPSTDSTKNERKRPLQGLSPYIINTGLSWQGTYFGANVTFNRFGRRVIFAGLDDYDDTYENPRNQLDLQLNARLLKQRMEIRLNVADVLNQYYIDYFNKYPDARPPQSPPNIEYSNTDDPKGMGYNPDSDWKLKRTRKGTNWSMTVSYRL; from the coding sequence ATGAATGCATTTGTACCATTTTTCCTCCGTGCGGGGAACAGGGGTTTCCTTGCCCTGGTCCTGTCGTTGCTGCCGGCTTTCGCATTCGCCTGGCAGTCGGAGCAGAAAATCGATGTGAAGCTGGAAAAATCCACCCTGAAGGATTTGTTCAACTACCTGGAAAGCAAGACCGGGTACACGTTTAATTACTTTCAGGATGAAGTGGATCTCCGCGCCCCCGTGACCGTCAACCTCCGGCAGGCCACCCTGCAGCAAACGCTCCGTGAAGCCCTGGCGCCCACGCTTTACGGGTTCAAGATCGACGGGCGGTCGGTAATCATCGCCAGGAAGGCCGTGCCGGCGAAACAAGCTACCGGCAGGTTGTCTGGCGTGCTGGTAGACGCCGGTTCCGGCGATCCGCTGGCGGGTGCCACCATCATGGCGGGCAACACGGGCCAGGTCACCGACATCGCCGGGAAGTTCCTGTTCGAATTGCCGGAAGGATCGTACGCGCTGCAGGTCCGCTACATCGGCTATCAACCCAAGAAGATCAATGACGTGAACGTGGCCGCCGGCCAGACGCGCACCCTCAACCTGACGCTGCAGCCCGCCAAAGGCACGTTGCGCGGCGTGGAAGTGGTTTCGTCCGCCAATAAGGAATCTATTTCATCCCTATACGCCAGGCAGAAAAATAACGCCGCCGTGAGCGACGGGATCAGCGCGGAACAGATCCGCCGGACGCCCGACAACAACGTGGGCCAGGTGCTCAAGCGCATCAGCGGGCTTACCGTGCAGGATAATAAATTCGTTATCGTCCGCGGGATGAGCGAAAGGTATAACAACATGTTGCTGAACGGGTCTTCCCTCCCCAGTACGGAGCCCAACCGCCGCAATTTTTCTTTTGACATCATTCCCAGCAATCTGATAGACAATGTGGTGGTCAACAAAACCGCCACGCCCGATCTGCCCGGCGAGTTCACCGGCGGCCTCGTACAGGTCAATACGCTCGACATTCCGGCGTCGCCCTTTTTGCAGGTGCTGGCCGGTACGGGTTTCAATTCGCAAAGCACGGGGAAGGAATTTCTCAGCACGCGCCGCCTCCAAAGCGATTATTGGGGCGCGCCGGGCAAGGAGCGCCTTTGGTTCGACCGGCAATGGAGCAGTACGGAATTCGCGAAGCTTTCCGAAAAGAGTGACCAGGCAGGGCTGAACGCCATGAACGGAAAAATCCCCAACTTCTACGGCCTCCGCAGTTTTACCGCCAAGCCCATGCAGCAGTACCAGCTGTCGATGGGCGGCAGCAAACGTTTTTCAGGGAACAGGACGTTGGGGCTCGTACTGGCCGGCACGTACCGTCATGAAGAAAACATCGAGACCTTCGATGCCTGGTTCCGGCAAAGCCCCACTATCGTCGACAACGGCCGCCAATTCAATTTTATCTCCGCCGTGGGAGCATTGGGAAACCTGGCTTTTCAGACACCGAAGCACAAACTAGTGTGGCGGAATGTGTACAATAACCGATTTACCCATGAGAACATCGTGCAGGTAGCGGAAGATAAAAGTCGCGCCGGGCGCTCGCACGAATACATCTCCATCGTGGAAGCGGGGCGCCTTTTCCAGACGCGCCTCGAAGGCGAGCATAAACTGGGGCAGCACCTCAAACTGAATTGGTTCGCCGACCATGCCACCGTGAACAAGGAACAGCCGGACACCCGGTATTCCGTGGGCGACAGCCTGGGCATCGATCCAAAAACAGGCCTCCCCCTGCTCATGTACCAATATTCCCGCCTGCAGACATCCACCATCAAGGAAGGCGGCCTTTATGCCAACCGGCTACAGGAAAAGAAAAGGAACATCGGTGGCGATCTCACCTTCCCCTTCCAGTTCGCGGGGCGGGCGCAGAAGATCAAAACCGGGTATTGGGGCACTTTCCGGAATGCGGAATACGCACAGGTGATGCTGGCGCCCACTTCCGTTGGGATGAACAACCCCGACCGGATCCGGATCGCCGACTCGCTGGGGTATGGAAAGCCGGATTATGAAGTGTTCAAACCGGAAAATTTCCGCGCGGGATATTTCACCTATTTCCCCACCACCACTTCCGGTCTTGATGCGGCAGACCACTACGACGGAAAACAGGCGCTGCATGCCGGATACCTCATGGCCGACGTAACACCGTTGCCGAAACTGCGCGTCATCGCCGGCGTAAGGATGGAAAGCAGTAAAATGGACGTGCATACCTATACGCGCATCGTCCAGGGCAGCACGGTCAGGGCTAAAGACACCACCATCAGCTACCGCGAAACCGACTGGCTGCCTTCCGTCAATATCGTATACCAGTTAACGCCCCAGCTCAATATCCGCGGCGCTTACAGCAAAACGCTCGCCCGCCCCGATTTCCGCGAACGCGCGTCCTTCATGTATTACGACCTTAAGCTCCGGCAAGACGTGAAAGGCATCCAGGGGCTGGAATACAGCCGGGCGCATAACGCCGACCTGCGGTTCGAATGGTATCCCAGCCCGGTGGAAGTACTGGCGCTCACCGTATTCTACAAGAAATACGATAAACCGGTGGAAACCGTCAGTTACGTTTCTGCAGACAACCGCTACGGCGTTTTCTACTTCAACCTGGAAAGTGCCGTCAATAAAGGGCTGGAACTGGATTACCGGCATTCCTTTTCCTTTATCAGCAAAACCTCCGGTTTCTGGAAAAACCTGTTCCTGACCGCCAACCTCACGGTGATGGACAGTAAGGTGACCTATGACAACGAGAACATCCAGCTGGTGGCGGCCGGGCATCCGCCGAAGCCTTCTACCGACTCCACGAAGAACGAGCGGAAACGCCCGCTGCAGGGGCTTTCTCCCTACATCATCAACACCGGGCTTTCCTGGCAGGGCACGTATTTCGGCGCAAACGTCACGTTCAACCGGTTCGGCAGAAGGGTGATTTTCGCGGGGCTGGACGATTATGACGACACGTACGAAAATCCCCGCAACCAGCTCGATCTGCAACTGAACGCCCGCCTGTTGAAACAGCGGATGGAAATCAGGCTGAACGTGGCCGATGTCCTCAATCAATACTATATCGATTATTTCAATAAATATCCGGACGCCCGTCCACCGCAAAGCCCGCCGAATATCGAGTACAGCAATACCGACGATCCGAAGGGAATGGGATACAACCCCGATTCCGACTGGAAGCTAAAGCGGACGCGCAAGGGGACCAACTGGTCGATGACGGTGAGTTACCGGTTATGA
- a CDS encoding FecR family protein: protein MNAQQIRIYLRSLSGGTLGEAARKALLERLEALEDDELDLIFPEREWTETVPAFVPESEQIEVYSSIMAQVRPRARVRRMTWLRAACALLFVVAGTLATLTWWQSIEESQQAVAVQTRWMQFSTGAGEHRLVTLSDKTRIWINGATTLEVPETFDARHRALRLLEGEIFVEAGIDPSRPFRAEMDSVKVDVLGTSFNMRNYHNDPGASVSVATGKVAMRHKSISLILTPGKTGIWSKHDGKLVPGKPSGKPGSWKQREFHFDGETLGEALDELEHAFGYRYYTKDKRLLMRPVKASFRDQRHGDMLRVLGSMGRFRYRQQDSLIIITAISHLP from the coding sequence ATGAACGCACAACAGATCCGCATATATCTCCGCTCGCTATCCGGCGGAACGCTCGGCGAAGCCGCGAGAAAGGCTTTGCTGGAGCGGCTGGAGGCGCTGGAAGACGATGAGCTGGACCTCATTTTCCCGGAAAGGGAATGGACGGAAACCGTGCCTGCCTTCGTTCCGGAAAGCGAGCAGATTGAAGTGTACAGCAGCATTATGGCACAGGTAAGGCCCAGGGCCAGGGTCCGTCGCATGACCTGGTTACGGGCCGCCTGCGCGCTGCTGTTCGTTGTTGCGGGCACTTTGGCCACCCTGACCTGGTGGCAAAGTATAGAAGAAAGCCAGCAGGCCGTGGCCGTACAAACACGCTGGATGCAGTTCAGCACCGGTGCGGGTGAGCACCGGCTCGTGACACTGTCCGACAAAACGCGGATCTGGATAAACGGCGCCACCACGCTGGAAGTCCCGGAAACCTTCGATGCCCGCCACCGCGCCCTGCGCCTGCTGGAAGGTGAGATTTTCGTGGAAGCGGGTATCGATCCTTCCCGCCCTTTCCGCGCGGAAATGGACAGTGTGAAAGTGGATGTGCTTGGCACTTCCTTCAACATGCGCAATTACCATAACGATCCCGGCGCCAGCGTATCCGTTGCCACGGGAAAAGTGGCCATGCGGCATAAAAGCATTTCCCTCATCCTGACGCCCGGTAAAACGGGGATTTGGTCGAAGCACGACGGGAAACTCGTGCCAGGCAAGCCCTCCGGCAAACCCGGCAGCTGGAAGCAACGGGAATTCCATTTCGACGGGGAAACGCTCGGCGAAGCCCTCGACGAACTGGAACACGCTTTCGGGTACCGATATTACACGAAAGACAAACGGCTGCTCATGCGCCCCGTCAAAGCCTCGTTCCGCGACCAGCGGCACGGCGACATGCTCCGGGTATTGGGCAGCATGGGGCGCTTCCGGTACCGGCAACAAGACAGTCTTATCATCATCACCGCCATTTCTCACCTGCCATAA
- a CDS encoding RNA polymerase sigma factor — MPAEKDIIFRQYFQRTYPRVKAYLATVIGANMHADDIAQEVYIKLWKHWDRLTTPEPPDALLFTIVRNTMISHFRARRLPMQELGERHDETSAADSTASSLLEKDYLAIYESTLRTFHTAKQRCFRMHWDDGLTYRQIAEMEGISAKTVERHVNEIRKLLRTRLDVQVLYVLVLLRSAGDLTLW, encoded by the coding sequence ATGCCTGCAGAGAAAGACATCATTTTCCGACAGTACTTCCAACGTACCTATCCGCGCGTAAAAGCCTACCTGGCCACTGTGATCGGGGCGAATATGCATGCCGACGACATCGCGCAGGAAGTGTACATCAAGCTATGGAAGCACTGGGACCGCCTCACGACGCCCGAGCCGCCGGATGCGCTGCTGTTCACGATCGTCAGGAATACGATGATCTCCCATTTCCGGGCGCGCCGGCTGCCCATGCAGGAGCTCGGCGAAAGGCACGATGAAACTTCCGCGGCCGACAGCACCGCTTCTTCCCTGCTGGAAAAAGATTACCTCGCCATTTACGAAAGCACCCTGCGCACGTTCCATACCGCCAAACAGCGGTGTTTCCGCATGCATTGGGACGATGGCCTCACCTACCGCCAGATCGCGGAAATGGAAGGCATCTCCGCCAAAACCGTGGAGCGCCATGTCAACGAAATCCGTAAGCTGCTGCGCACCCGGCTGGATGTCCAGGTATTGTATGTATTGGTGCTGCTGCGGTCTGCCGGCGACTTAACGTTATGGTAA
- a CDS encoding S41 family peptidase: MKPPLPIRCLVILVLLWTGCGRKGDLPAPAERDSIHRYNQWILDSMRRFYLWSEQLPANPEMQLAPPAFFHALRNPSDPFSWIVRQPGLPVPEGTFYHYGIHFALIQHPGWTKGLTGVMLYVSSGSAAERAGFSRGDYFLAVNGSPIRSREAAVLQASSGDVSITPAKAEGGVLMEMTPRQLAPLPGGSALLSSPVTFLHDGVRTIYLAYRSFQEYGDPSLLETFRKIRNTGAQELILDLRYNDGGSVATCAKLSALLAPALRGSDTYIKFEGNRLTGRFSRTLAEILRTSGQAAGSTMETLEAARLPLRRVFILTTRATVSSAELLINNLKPWTEVIHIGDTTFGKDLAGFILSSSQVPWKIQLIAYRLFNARGEGAYHDGILPTYKVNELQHLPLAPMAAAEDALTGKALSLIYPGRYRSPPDARNASMKAVYSSPHIQAAGASFPIIHQD; the protein is encoded by the coding sequence TTGAAACCGCCCCTTCCCATCCGTTGCCTCGTTATCCTGGTCTTGCTCTGGACCGGCTGCGGGCGCAAAGGCGATCTGCCTGCGCCGGCGGAACGGGATTCCATTCACCGTTATAACCAATGGATACTGGACAGTATGCGCCGGTTTTATTTATGGTCGGAACAGCTGCCCGCCAATCCGGAAATGCAACTGGCGCCGCCTGCATTTTTCCATGCATTGCGAAACCCATCCGATCCCTTTTCGTGGATCGTGCGGCAGCCGGGCCTCCCCGTTCCCGAGGGCACTTTTTACCATTATGGTATTCATTTTGCGCTGATACAACATCCTGGCTGGACGAAAGGACTGACGGGTGTGATGTTGTACGTCAGCAGCGGCAGCGCGGCGGAACGGGCGGGATTCAGTCGCGGCGATTATTTCCTGGCAGTGAACGGTTCGCCCATCCGCAGTCGTGAAGCGGCTGTATTACAGGCTTCATCCGGCGATGTATCGATCACCCCGGCGAAAGCGGAGGGCGGCGTACTAATGGAAATGACGCCCCGTCAACTGGCGCCTTTGCCTGGTGGCAGCGCGCTGCTGTCGTCGCCGGTAACTTTTCTGCATGATGGCGTGCGCACCATCTATCTTGCGTACCGTTCCTTCCAGGAATACGGCGACCCTTCGCTCCTGGAAACCTTCCGGAAAATAAGGAACACCGGCGCGCAGGAGCTCATTCTCGACCTGCGGTACAACGACGGCGGCTCCGTGGCCACCTGCGCCAAGCTGTCTGCCCTCCTGGCGCCCGCGCTCCGGGGCAGCGATACCTATATCAAATTTGAAGGGAACCGGCTGACGGGGCGGTTTTCGCGCACGCTGGCTGAGATACTGCGCACATCCGGCCAGGCGGCCGGCAGCACGATGGAAACGCTGGAAGCTGCGAGGCTCCCGCTCAGGAGGGTTTTCATCCTCACCACCCGCGCCACCGTTTCCTCCGCCGAACTGCTCATCAATAACCTCAAACCCTGGACGGAAGTGATACACATCGGCGATACCACTTTCGGGAAAGACCTGGCCGGGTTCATCCTGTCAAGCAGCCAGGTGCCCTGGAAAATCCAACTCATCGCTTACCGGTTATTCAATGCGCGCGGAGAAGGCGCGTACCATGACGGGATTTTACCAACATACAAAGTGAACGAATTACAGCACCTGCCGCTGGCGCCCATGGCTGCCGCGGAAGACGCGCTGACCGGGAAGGCGCTGTCGCTCATTTATCCCGGCCGCTACCGAAGTCCGCCAGATGCGCGGAACGCTTCCATGAAAGCGGTTTACAGTAGCCCGCATATCCAAGCCGCCGGTGCATCCTTCCCCATCATCCACCAAGATTGA
- a CDS encoding ABC-F family ATP-binding cassette domain-containing protein, which translates to MLIALQDITFEFGARTIVEDSTWHIVPGDRVGLIGLNGTGKSTLLRIINGEYTISKGSLNKGKDTTIGFFNQDLLSFESDESILNVGMTAFEKAVKVEKELEEMTRQLENSEDEALLMAYSEKLHEFDILDGYNIRHKTATVLEGLGFSTADLERPYSEFSGGWRMRVLLAKLILQQPDVLMLDEPTNHLDLPSIEWLERYLSNYDGAVIIVSHDRFFLDRMVNKIVELYQQELHHYAGNYEDYEVEKALRRELQQRAFENQQDYIRQQERFIERFKAKASKAAQAQSIMKRLDKLERVEQVDNGPSKIRMNFSVDKIPGKILCTLNGVSKAYGPLRILQNARAEINRGDKIALIGANGKGKSTLLRVIAGTDSFDGERIPGHNVVPSFYAQHQLESLHLDNEILEELKSCASGNTEMELRGLLGAFLFQGDDVFKKIRILSGGEKARVALAKVIISKANFLLLDEPTNHLDMNSVDMLIDALGKYEGSLVLVSHDRYFVSKTANKIWEIVDGEIKEFDGTYGEWEEWKKRMAANAQPVKAEKEKKAAPAPAPVQPKAPVDNNLKKELQKQQRQVQNLEKQLSDLKSKVEKLEADMANPDIYADKVKFKSTEISYKSAAAELAKATGEYETAFEKAMELEDKIQG; encoded by the coding sequence ATGCTCATCGCACTGCAGGACATTACTTTCGAATTCGGCGCAAGGACCATCGTAGAAGACAGCACCTGGCACATCGTACCCGGCGACCGGGTCGGCCTCATCGGCCTCAACGGGACCGGCAAATCCACGCTGCTGCGCATTATCAACGGAGAATACACCATTTCAAAAGGCAGTCTCAATAAAGGGAAAGACACGACCATCGGGTTCTTCAACCAGGACCTGCTCAGCTTCGAATCCGACGAATCCATCCTGAACGTGGGCATGACCGCCTTCGAAAAAGCGGTGAAAGTCGAAAAGGAGCTCGAGGAAATGACCCGGCAACTGGAAAATTCCGAAGACGAAGCCCTCCTGATGGCGTATAGCGAAAAACTGCATGAATTCGATATCCTCGACGGCTACAACATCCGTCACAAAACCGCTACCGTACTGGAAGGCCTCGGCTTTTCCACCGCCGACCTGGAGCGGCCCTACAGCGAGTTTTCCGGCGGATGGCGCATGCGCGTGCTGCTGGCCAAACTCATCCTGCAACAGCCGGACGTGCTGATGCTCGACGAACCGACGAACCACCTCGACCTTCCCTCCATCGAATGGCTGGAAAGATATCTCAGCAATTACGACGGCGCCGTGATCATCGTATCGCACGACCGTTTCTTCCTCGACCGCATGGTGAATAAGATCGTGGAGCTGTACCAGCAGGAACTGCACCACTACGCCGGCAATTACGAGGATTATGAAGTAGAAAAGGCACTCCGCCGCGAGCTGCAACAGCGCGCATTCGAGAACCAGCAGGATTACATCCGCCAGCAGGAACGCTTCATCGAACGGTTTAAGGCCAAAGCCTCCAAGGCCGCGCAGGCACAATCGATCATGAAACGCCTCGATAAACTGGAGCGCGTGGAGCAGGTAGATAACGGTCCGTCGAAAATCAGGATGAACTTCAGCGTAGACAAAATCCCCGGCAAAATACTCTGCACACTCAACGGCGTGTCTAAAGCATACGGCCCGTTGCGCATCCTTCAGAACGCCCGCGCCGAAATCAACCGCGGCGACAAGATCGCGCTGATCGGGGCCAACGGTAAAGGTAAATCGACCCTCCTGCGCGTGATCGCGGGAACGGACAGCTTCGACGGGGAACGCATTCCCGGGCATAACGTGGTACCAAGCTTCTACGCGCAGCACCAGCTGGAATCCCTGCATCTGGACAACGAGATACTGGAAGAGCTGAAAAGCTGCGCCAGCGGCAACACGGAAATGGAGCTCCGCGGTCTGCTGGGGGCATTCCTGTTCCAGGGCGACGATGTTTTCAAAAAGATCCGCATCCTTTCCGGTGGTGAAAAAGCGCGCGTGGCGCTGGCCAAGGTGATCATCAGCAAGGCGAATTTCCTGCTGCTCGACGAACCTACGAACCACCTGGACATGAACTCGGTAGACATGCTCATCGATGCACTGGGCAAGTATGAAGGCAGCCTCGTGCTGGTGAGCCACGACCGTTATTTCGTCAGCAAAACGGCGAATAAAATTTGGGAGATCGTGGATGGCGAGATCAAGGAATTCGACGGCACGTACGGCGAATGGGAAGAATGGAAGAAACGCATGGCCGCTAATGCGCAACCCGTGAAAGCTGAAAAGGAAAAGAAAGCCGCTCCCGCTCCCGCCCCGGTTCAGCCCAAAGCACCGGTCGATAATAACCTGAAGAAAGAGCTCCAGAAACAGCAGCGCCAGGTGCAGAACCTGGAAAAGCAGCTGAGCGATCTGAAATCAAAAGTAGAAAAACTGGAAGCGGACATGGCCAACCCGGACATTTACGCAGACAAAGTGAAGTTCAAATCCACCGAAATCAGTTACAAATCGGCGGCTGCCGAGCTGGCGAAAGCAACCGGCGAATATGAGACGGCTTTCGAAAAGGCGATGGAGCTGGAAGATAAAATCCAGGGATAA
- a CDS encoding SMUG2 DNA glycosylase family protein, which yields MKTMADKIIHFNTHLSYHGKLPPGIRIMNPFAENPSVIPVMEAFYRKFYGETHQRRMIIGINPGRFGAALSGVPFTDSKRLADPCGISYPGFKSYEVSSVFVYDVIAAYGGPEAFYRDFYIGSMCPLGFTIRQPGGKEVNYNYYDSKALTAAVYGFMVDSLRKQVEFGLNRDVAYVLGTGKNAAFVQQVNAAEGFFKKLIPLEHPRFVMQYKLKSKQEYIDKYLTAFDI from the coding sequence ATGAAAACGATGGCCGACAAGATCATTCACTTCAACACGCATCTCTCCTATCATGGCAAGTTGCCGCCGGGCATCCGGATCATGAACCCCTTCGCCGAGAACCCCTCCGTCATCCCCGTGATGGAAGCGTTCTACCGGAAGTTTTACGGGGAAACCCACCAGCGGCGGATGATCATCGGCATCAACCCCGGCCGCTTCGGCGCCGCGCTTTCCGGCGTGCCTTTCACGGATTCCAAACGCCTGGCAGACCCCTGCGGCATTTCGTACCCCGGGTTCAAATCCTATGAAGTTTCTTCCGTGTTCGTGTACGATGTGATCGCCGCATATGGCGGGCCGGAGGCGTTTTACCGGGATTTTTACATCGGCTCGATGTGCCCGCTGGGCTTCACCATCCGGCAACCCGGCGGCAAGGAAGTGAATTACAATTATTATGACAGCAAAGCCCTCACCGCGGCGGTGTACGGTTTTATGGTGGATAGCCTCCGGAAACAGGTGGAATTCGGGCTCAACCGGGATGTAGCCTACGTATTGGGGACGGGTAAAAATGCCGCTTTCGTGCAACAGGTGAACGCGGCGGAAGGGTTCTTCAAAAAGCTCATCCCGCTGGAACATCCCCGGTTCGTTATGCAATACAAACTGAAAAGCAAACAGGAATATATTGATAAATATCTTACAGCGTTTGATATCTGA
- the thrS gene encoding threonine--tRNA ligase: protein MINITFPDGAVRQYEQGVTALDIAKSISEGLARKVLAAKVNGQVVDATRPISKDGTLQLLTWTDADGKATMWHSSAHLMAEALESMYPGVKFGYGPPVENGGFFYDVDLDGRQISDEELRQLEVKMNELAKQNNAYIRKDVSKADAIAYFKEKGDPYKLDLLEKLEDGSITFYTQGAFTDLCRGPHIPNTGFIKAVKLTNIAGAYWLSNEKNKMLTRIYGITFPSQKELDEYLTLIEEAKKRDHRKLGKELELFAFSERVGLGLPLWLPKGAMLRERLQSFLQRAQVESGYLPVVTPHIGSKQLYVTSGHYEKYGKDSFQPIHTPEEGEEFLLKPMNCPHHCEIYKASPKSYKDLPVRLAEFGTVYRYEQHGELHGLTRVRGFTQDDAHLFCRPDQVKDEFIKVIDLVLYVFKSLNFTDYTAQISLRDQVDRSKYIGSDENWERAEQAIIEAAAEKELRTVVEYGEAAFYGPKLDFMVKDALGRKWQLGTIQVDYNLPERFELEYIGPDNKPHRPVMIHRAPFGSLERFIAVLIEHCAGKFPLWLTPTQAKILPISDKFLPYAEKVAELLKKAEIRAEIDDRNEKIGKKIREAELAKIPYMLVIGEKEETEGKVAVRRQSKGDLGTLEVDGFISLVQDEVINRKPFE, encoded by the coding sequence ATGATCAACATTACATTCCCGGATGGCGCTGTAAGACAGTATGAGCAAGGCGTAACTGCACTGGACATCGCAAAATCCATCAGCGAAGGGCTGGCCCGGAAGGTGCTGGCGGCGAAGGTTAACGGTCAGGTGGTAGACGCCACCCGCCCCATTTCGAAGGACGGCACCCTGCAGTTGCTGACCTGGACGGATGCGGACGGCAAGGCTACCATGTGGCACTCCTCGGCGCACCTCATGGCGGAAGCGCTGGAAAGCATGTATCCGGGAGTGAAGTTCGGCTACGGCCCCCCGGTCGAGAACGGCGGCTTCTTCTACGATGTAGACCTGGACGGCCGGCAGATCTCCGACGAGGAGCTCCGCCAGCTGGAAGTCAAAATGAACGAACTGGCCAAACAGAACAACGCCTATATCCGTAAAGACGTGTCGAAAGCCGACGCGATCGCTTATTTCAAGGAGAAAGGCGATCCCTATAAGCTGGACCTCCTCGAGAAACTCGAAGACGGTTCCATCACCTTTTACACCCAGGGTGCGTTTACCGACCTCTGCCGCGGGCCGCACATCCCCAATACCGGCTTCATCAAAGCCGTAAAACTGACGAACATCGCCGGCGCCTACTGGCTGAGCAACGAGAAAAACAAGATGCTCACCCGCATCTACGGGATCACGTTCCCTTCACAGAAGGAGCTCGACGAATACCTGACCCTCATCGAGGAAGCCAAAAAACGCGACCACCGCAAGCTGGGCAAGGAGCTCGAGCTCTTCGCGTTCTCCGAGCGCGTAGGCCTGGGCCTGCCCCTGTGGCTGCCCAAGGGCGCCATGCTCCGGGAACGCCTGCAGTCATTCCTGCAACGCGCCCAGGTGGAAAGCGGGTACCTGCCCGTGGTAACGCCCCACATCGGCAGCAAACAACTCTACGTGACCTCCGGCCACTATGAGAAATACGGGAAAGACAGCTTCCAGCCCATCCATACGCCCGAAGAAGGCGAGGAGTTCCTGCTTAAACCTATGAACTGTCCGCACCACTGCGAAATTTATAAAGCGTCCCCGAAGTCATATAAAGACCTCCCGGTTCGCCTGGCGGAATTCGGCACCGTTTACCGGTACGAACAGCATGGCGAGCTGCACGGGCTTACCCGTGTGCGGGGCTTTACCCAGGACGATGCGCACCTTTTCTGCCGGCCAGACCAGGTGAAAGACGAGTTCATCAAGGTGATCGACCTCGTGCTGTACGTGTTCAAAAGCCTCAATTTTACCGATTATACGGCACAGATTTCCCTGCGCGACCAGGTAGACCGCAGCAAATACATCGGTTCGGACGAGAACTGGGAACGTGCGGAACAGGCCATCATCGAGGCGGCGGCCGAAAAAGAGCTGCGCACGGTGGTAGAATATGGCGAAGCCGCATTCTATGGCCCGAAACTTGATTTCATGGTGAAGGACGCCCTCGGCCGGAAATGGCAGCTGGGCACCATCCAGGTAGATTATAACCTGCCCGAGCGTTTCGAGCTGGAATATATCGGGCCAGACAACAAGCCGCACCGCCCGGTGATGATCCACCGCGCGCCCTTCGGCTCGCTGGAACGATTCATCGCCGTGCTGATCGAGCACTGCGCCGGTAAATTCCCGCTTTGGCTCACGCCGACGCAGGCTAAAATCCTGCCGATCAGCGACAAGTTCCTGCCTTATGCAGAAAAAGTCGCTGAATTGCTCAAAAAAGCCGAAATTCGCGCTGAAATTGACGACAGGAACGAAAAGATTGGGAAAAAGATCCGCGAAGCGGAACTGGCGAAAATCCCCTACATGCTGGTGATCGGCGAAAAAGAGGAAACCGAAGGTAAAGTGGCCGTGCGCCGCCAGTCGAAAGGAGACCTCGGCACCCTGGAAGTAGACGGGTTCATTAGCCTGGTACAGGATGAAGTGATTAATCGTAAACCATTTGAATAA